From the Streptomyces sp. NBC_00654 genome, the window CGATGCTCACTCCGGTCGCCTTGGAGATCGGCCGCAGATCCACGATGCACTCGTGCGCGACCAGTCCGGCCGGGCCGTTGTACAGGATCGGGAAGTGCGGCTCCAGGCGCTTGGCGATGTAGTTGGCCGCGAGCACGGCGACCTGCGTCGCGCGCTTCAGACCCTCGCCGCCCATCAGCCGGACGTACGCCCACGAGATCGGCAGGATGCCGGCCGAGCCCCACGGGGCGGCCGAGATCGGGCCCACACCGGTCTCCGGGCCCGCGGCGGGCTGGAGCGGGTGGTTGGGGAGGTAGGGCGCGAGGTGCGCCCGGACACCGACCGGGCCGACGCCGGGGCCGCCGCCGCCGTGCGGGATGCAGAAGGTCTTGTGCAGGTTCAGGTGCGAGACATCGCCGCCGAACTTGCCGGGCTTCGCGAGACCGACCAGCGCGTTGAGGTTGGCGCCGTCGACGTAGACCTGACCGCCCGCGTCGTGCACCTCGCCGCAGATGGCGGCGACATGCTCCTCGAACACACCGTGGGTCGAGGGGTACGTGATCATGAGCACGGCGAGCTCGTCGCGGTACTGCCCGATCTTGGCGCGCAGGTCCTCGATGTCGACCTCGCCGTCGTCGGCGGTCTTCACGACGACGACCTTCATGCCCGCCATGACGGCGCTCGCGGCGTTGGTGCCGTGGGCGGAGGACGGGATCAGACAGACGGTGCGCCCCTCGTCGCCGTTGGCCCGGTGGTACGCCCGGACGGCCAGCAGACCGGCGAACTCGCCCTGCGAACCCGCGTTCGGCTGGATCGACACGGCGTCGTAACCGGTGACCTCGGCGAGCCGCTCCTCCAGCTCACGGATGAGGGTGAGGAAGCCCTGCGCCTGCTCGGCGGGCGCGAAGGGGTGCAGCGCCCCGAACTCGGGCCAGGTGATCGACTCCATCTCGGCGGTCGCGTTCAGCTTCATGGTGCAGGAGCCGAGCGGGATCATGCCGCGGTCCAGCGCGTAGTCCCGGTCGGCGAGCTTGCGCAGGTAGCGCAGCATCGCGGTCTCGGAGCGGTGCTGGTGGAAGACCGGGTGCGCGAGGATCTCGTCGTCGCGCAGCAGCCCGTCGGGCAGCGTGTCGGCGGCCACCGCGTCCAGCGCCTCGACGTCGCCCTCGGCGCCGAAGGCCGCCCATACGGCGGCGACCTGGGTACGGGTCGTGGTCTCGTCGCAGGCCAGGGAGACCAGGTCGGCGTCGACGAGGCGCAGGTTGACCCCACGCTCACGGGCGCCCGCGACCACGGCGGCGGCCCCGCCGGGAACCCGCACGGTCAGCGTGTCGAAGAACGCACCGTGCACGACATCGGCTCCGCCCCGCCGCAGGCCCTCGGCCAGGATCGCGGCGTAGCGGTGGGTGCGCCGGGCGATCGTCCGCAGGCCCTCGGGGCCGTGGTAGACGGCGTACATCCCGGCCATGACGGCGAGCAGCACCTGGGCGGTGCAGATGTTGCTGGTGGCCTTCTCGCGGCGGATGTGCTGCTCGCGGGTCTGGAGGGCCAGGCGGTACGCCTTGTTGCCGTCGGCGTCGACGGAGACACCGACGAGCCGGCCGGGCAGGCTTCGGGCGAACTTCTCGCGCACGGCCATGAAGCCGGCGTGCGGTCCGCCGAAGCCCATCGGGACGCCGAAGCGCTGGGTGGTACCGACGGCGATGTCCGCGCCCAGCTCGCCGGGCGAGGTGAGCAGGGTCAGGGCGAGCAGGTCGGCGGCCACGGTGACGATCGCGCCGAGCTCGTGGGCCTGCCCGATGACGGGCTTGAGGTCCCGTACGGCTCCGGAGGCGCCCGGGTACTGGAGCAGCACACCGAAGACGCCGCGCTCGGCGAGATCTGCCGGGATGCCGTCGGTGAGGTCGGCGACGACGACCTCGACACCGGTCGGCTCCGCGCGGGTCTCGATCACCGCGACGGTCTGCGGCAGGGTGTCGGCGTCGACCAGGAAGACACCGTTCTTCACCTTGCCGACGCGGCGGGACAGGGCCATGGCCTCGGCGGCCGCGGTGCCCTCGTCGAGCAGGGAGGCGCCGGAGGTGGGCAGCCCGGTCAGCTCGGCGACCATCGTCTGGAAGTTGAGGAGCGCTTCGAGCCGCCCCTGGGAGATCTCCGGCTGGTACGGCGTGTAGGCCGTGTACCAGGCGGGGTTCTCCATGACGTTGCGCAGGATCACCGGCGGGGTGAACGTGCCGTAGTAGCCGAGCCCGATCATGGGCGCGAGCACCTGATTGCGGTCGGCGAGCGAACGCAGCTCGGCCAGCACCTCGGCCTCGGTACGGGCCGACGGAAGCTTCAGGGCTTCCGTGCTCTTGATCACGTCGGGCACCGCGGCGGCGGTGAGCTCGTCGAGCGAGCCGTAGCCGACCTGGGCGAGCATCTTCGCCTGGGCCTCACCATCGGGCCCTATGTGGCGCTGCTCGAACGGAATGCCCTGCTCCAGCTGGGAGAGCGGAGTGCGACGGGGGGTCATGATGGAGGCCTCCTGGTCTGTCACGACCTGCGAGGGGCACCGCGGCGTGGGTGCCCGAACGGCCTCCCCCTCTGTCATCTCAACCTGAGAGCTTCACCGGCCCGCCTCGCGGCGCACCGGCTTTCACCGTCGGTGAGGGTGGGATCCGTTCCGGCACATGCCCGCACGGAACGGAACCCGCCCTGCTTTCCAGAGTGACCTCGTCCGTGCGGTACGGGGGCCTGAGAGATTCCGGGGAGGATTTGCTCCTTCGGCGCCTCCGGATTCTGCACCGGAGGACTCTCCCGCACGGGGTCAGCAGCCATATGCCAGCCTACCAGCGGGGTTCGCTCCGGATTGCTCAAGTGGCCGACACCCGGGATCTGCACTTTTGTAGTGCTTGTGGAGTAGTCACCACCACCCAGGCAGTTGCGACCAGTGGGAGGCACCGTGCAGACCGACATCGATCCGCGCAGCCTGATCGGCCGCAAGGCATTCGACCGCAGGGGCACCAGGATCGGAACGGTGGACGAGGTCTATCTCGATGATGCGACGGGTGTCCCGGAGTGGGCGGCCGTACGCACCGGCCTCTTCAGCCGGGACGCTTTCGTCCCCCTCGAACCGAGCGAATTCGTCGAGGATTCGCTGCGGATCCCGTTCGACCGCGCGTTGATCAAGGACGCGCCGGACTTCGGGGTCGGCCGCCACCTCAGCCCGGAGCAGGAACTGCAGCTCTACCGCCATTACGGGCTGGACTCCGCGCCCCCGGGGGAGACCGGACCGGACCGGAACTTCGGCAGGCTGGCGGGCCAGGAGGAGTAGTCCACGGGGTCGCGCACCAGGGGCAGCGGGTCGGCCGGCCGCAGCTCCGGGTCGTCGGTACGGAACGTACGCACCCGGCCCGGTGCGCCGCCCGGCTCCTCGAAGCGGACCGTCACCCGGCCCACCCCGCTCCCCTGCACCCAGCCGTGGCCGTGCGTCCCGTGGCGCACGTCATGGCCGGCGGGCCAGCGCCGGGCGGCGAGGAGCTCGGCGCCCTCCCCCTCCGCTTCCCCCGCGGGGACGGTGTCCGGTGCTTCGCCGTCCCCCGCGGGGCCCGGCGGGACCTCCGGTCCGGCTTCGGCCCCCGCTTCCGCCTCGGCCGCGTGCCGGGCATCGGCCGCCTGGGCGAAGAGGTCCTCCTGGGTGTAGTCGGCGAGCCCCGTGACGCCCACTCCCAGCAGCCGTACGCCCCCGGTGGTGTCCACTGCCTCCAGGAGTCTCGCCGCGGCCTCCCGGACCACTGTGGGGTCGTCCGTGGGCCCTCTGAGGGTCTCGGAGCGGGTCAGGGTGGAGAAGTCGTACCGGCGCACCTTGAGGACCACCGTGCGCCCGGAACGCCCCGCGGCCCGCAGCCGCTCCACACACCGGTCCGCCAGCCGCTCCACCTCCGCACGCACCCGCACCCGGTCGTGCAGGTCGACATCGAAGGTGTCCTCGACCGATACGGACTTGGCGTCCCGCTCGGCCACGACGGGGCGATCGTCCAGACCCAGCGCCATCCGGTGCAGCGAGACACCGTGCGCCTTGCCCACCAGCCGTACGAGCTCCGCCTCCCCGGCCTCGGCCAGGTCATGGACGGTGGTCATCCCGGCCCGGCGGAGGTGGTCCCCCGTGGCGGGGCCGACGCCCGGCAGGGTCCGTACGGGCATGGGCGCCAGCAGCTCCCGTTCGCTGCCCGGCTCGATGAGCAGGAGCCCGTCCGGCTTGGCCTCCTCCGAGGCGATCTTGGCCAGCATCTTGGAGCCGGCGAGCCCCACGGATCCGCTGAGCCCGGTCACCGCGTGGATGGCTGCCCGCAGCTGCTCACCCATGGCGCGGGCCGACACCGAGTCGTCGGCTACGCCGCCCGCCTCCAGATCGACGAACGCCTCGTCCAGGCTGAGCGGCTCCACCAGCGGCGACAGCCTGCCGAGCAGCTCCATCACCTGGTCGCTCACCGTCCGGTACAGCGAGAAGCGCGGCACGAGATACGCGGCGTTCGGTGCCAGCCGCCGGGCCTGCGCCGTCGGCATCGCCGAGTGCACGCCCAGCCGCCGGGCCTCGTACGACGCGGTGGCGACCACTCCGCGCGGCCCCAGGCCGCCCACGACCACCGGCTTGCCGCGCAGACTCGGCTTGGACGCCTGCTCCGCCGAGGCGTAGAAGGCATCCATGTCCAGATGGAGGATGGTGGGCGCGGCTCTCACACATCCGATGCTGCCCTACGGCACTGACAACGCGACGGTACCGACAGCGCGACTGCCCGGCACCCCTCGGGGGCCGGGCAGTCGTCACGCTGTCGCCGATGGTGTCAGCCGGTCATCCGGCTCGGTTGCGCCGCCGCGCGAGTTCGTCGGTGGGATTGTTGCCGACCAGCGTCTCGCCGGTGTCGACCCGCTCTCCGTGCAGCTGGGACAGCGCCGCGTCCACATCCCGCCACACGACACCGACGGCGATCCCGAAGACCCCCTGCCCACCCTGGAGCAGCGCCACGACCTCGGCCGGCGAGGAACACTCGTAGACCGTCGCACCGTCGCTCATGAGCGTCATCCGCTCAAGGTCCTGGAACCCCCGGGCCCGCAGATGCTGGACCGTGGTGCGGATGTTCTGCAGGGCGACCCCGGTGTCCAGGAACCGCTTGACGATCTTGAGGAGAACCACGTCCCGGAAGCTGTAGAGACGCTGGGTGCCCGACCCGTAGGCCGGACGCACGCTCGGCTCCACCAGCCCCGTACGCGCCCAGTAGTCGAGCTGGCGGTAGGTGATCCCCGCCGCCGCGCACGCCGTCGGTCCGCGATAGCCGATGTCATTCGCTGCTGCCACGCCGTCCGCCGCCACCGCAGCCGGCTGAACCGGTTGCCTGATGGTGTGGTCGGCCGCACTGCCGTACTGCGGATACGGCCCACCCGCTGCCGTACCGTCGCCGCTGATTCTCACGCCGACCTCCGTCCTTGACCTGCCCACTCGAAGGTAGGCAGTCACTTGGGGTGCGTCAACGATCGCCACACTCGGCACGCCGAGTGATAATCACCCTGAGGGTGGTTTCCCGTGCCTCACTATCGGGAAAGGCTTTTCGGATGCGCTGACGACACCCCTGCGGGACGGTCACTGACTGTTGGTGCCGAAGTCCTCCGGAGAGATCTGGTCGAGGAACTCGCGGAACTTCTCCACCTCGTCCTCCTGCTCGTCGGGGATGGCGATCCCGGCATCGTCCAGCACCCCGTCACTGCCGTAGATCGGCGTTCCGGTCCGCAGGGCGAGCGCTATGGCGTCGGACGGCCGTGCACTCACCTCGACCCCGCTGGCGAAGACGAGCTCCGCGTAGAACACACCTTCGCGAAGGTCCGTGATGCGGACCTCGGTGAGCTCCTGGCCGACGGCCTCGAGCACATCCTTGAAAAGATCATGGGTCAGCGGCCTGGCCGGAGCCATGCCCTGCTGGGCGAAGGCGATCGCGGTCGCCTCCCCAGGACCGATCCAAATGGGGAGGTACCGGTCGCCTCCCACTTCACGCAGGAGAACGATCGGCTGGTTTGAGGGCATTTCCACCCGGACACCGACAACGTCGAGCTCGTTCACACAGCAACCCTAGGACGTGCTCGCCATGTTTGGGTAGTCGGGCGCCCTCGAGGTCAGTGCAGCCGGACCTGCAGAGCCGTCTGGACAAGGGCCGCGTGCAGCCGCACGGAAAGCTCGGCGAGCTCTTTCGCGGTGGCCTCCGCATGGGCTCTGGTCTGCGGATTCCGGTGCCGGCGCAAGGGCGCGACCACCTGTTCGATCAGCCCGGCCTCACGGTCCGCTGCGGCCCGCATGGCCCGCAGGTGCCGAGGTTCCAGACCGAATCGGCCCAGATCCGCCACAAGTTTCGCCACGGTCACCGTCTCGGCGTCGTAGCCGCCCTCCGGCATGGCCACGATCAGCCCGTACGACTCCCACTCGTCGAGCTGCTCCTCGTCCACCTCGGCCGCCGCGAGCAGCTCGGAGCGCCCGATGCGCGCGGCGGTCGCGGCGCCGGTGCCGAAGTCCCAGAATCCGTCGGAGAGGTCCCGCTGGCCTCCGGGGGTGGGCAGCACGGGCTGCTCCCCCCGGGCCAGGGCGTCGAGATGCCTCCGGATGACCTTCAGCGGAAGATAGTGGTCCCGCTGCATACGGAGCACCTGTGCGAGCCGCTCGACATCGTCGGAACTGAACTTCCGGTAGCCGGAAGGCGTCCGCTGCGGCTCGATGAGGCCCTCGGCCTCCAGGAAACGAATCTTGGAGATGGTGACTTCGGGGAACTCGTCGCGCAACTGGAGGAGCACCGTACCGATGCTCATCGCTCGGGCGTCCGCGGAGGCGGTGCCGTGACCGGCACCGCCTGTGGGTGTTCGCAGCATGGGCCTTCCTGAGGATCCCCCGGACAGAGTCCGGGGGAGGGTCATACGCCCCGCTGGCTCGCGTAGAAGACCAGCCGGTACTTACCGATCTGGACTTCGTCGCCGTTGGACAGCGCGACGGAATCGATGCGCTCACGGTTGACATAGGTGCCGTTGAGGCTGCCGACATCACCCACGGTGAAGCTACCGTCCGGGCTCCTGCGGAACTCCACATGACGCCGCGACACGGTCACGTCGTCGAGGAAGATATCGCTCTGCGGGTGCCGTCCGGCCGTGGTGAGGTCACCGTCCAGCAGGAAGCGGCTGCCCGAATTCGGCCCGCGCCGCACCACGAGCAGCGCGGAACCGCCCGGCAGGGCGTCCACTGCCGCCTGTGCCTCGGGCGAGAGGGAAGGCAGCGCGGTCTGACCCGTCGCCTCCGCCTCGTACGCCTCAAGACCGGAGATCGAGATCGTCGATGTCGTCTCCGAGGCGCGCTCGGGGACACCGCCCCGCAGCGGCGTACCGCAGTTGGAGCAGAAACGGCTGGCTTCGGCGTTGCGGTGCCCGCACCTCGCACAGACCGGCATGGACGCACCCTCCGGGGCGGGGCTGAACCCTCCACCCGTACTTGAGGTTGATGGTTCGCCGAAACCTATGCGTCCGGCACCGGCATGGTCAACAGACGACACGCCGGGCCCCCCCTGAGCGTCACCGGCGGAACCGGAGACCTCGTCACGGAAGAGCGGACGCTCCCCGCCCTGCTCCTCGTCCTGACCATGGCGCGGTGCACGGTGCCGGGCAGCGCTGTTGCTGTCCTCGCGTGCACTCTTTCCGAACAACTTCGCAAACAACTTCACGGGCGATTCCCCTTGACCGACATAGACCCGCCCGTGGGGCAGGACGAACCCTGAATGAACACACCTGCCGACCCGGACATCTTCACAACGTCCGTATCCACCCGACAGTTTCCACCACGCGCCACCAATCCGTTGCGCCGACCCCCCGCAACCTCCGGCCCGCGTCCTTCCGCCTTCGTACGCCTACGGCTCACTGGGACGACGACCGAGCGTAGTCAGGCTGCTTCGCCGGCCGCAAGGCATCCACGACGATGTCGTCCGACCTCGCCACGACCGCGGCGGCCTGCTCCTTCTCCAGCGTCTGGACCACACCGCCGGGAATGTTGAGCGCCGGCTCCAGATCCTGCGGCTTCCCGATCACCTTGAACTCATATGGCGCTTCGATCCTCTTGCCGTCGACCTGGATGTCACCGCCGTCACCGGCGAAGTACGTATTGGCCACCACCCGCACGCCGTTGACCTCGATCGCCTCGGCACCGGCCGCACGCAGCTCCTGGATGGCGTCGAGCAGCATGTCGGCCGCGACGCCGCCGCCGGGGTCGTTGACCGTCAGCGTGATGCCGGGGCCGTGCGCCGCCACGGTGCCCGCCAGGATACCGAGCTGCCGCTCCTTCTCCAGCGTCTGTTTCCGGGCTTCCTCGGCCTGGTCGGAGCTGTTCTCCAGCTCCGTACGCTGATCGTCGAGGCGCTGCTTCTCGTCCTCCAGGCGCTGGGTCCGGTCATCGACCTCGTCGAGGATCCGGACCAGGTCCTCCTGCCGTGCTCCGCGCAGGGCGCTGTCCTCGCTGTTGGAGCGGACCTGGATGGCCAGCCCCAGACCGAGGCCGAACAGCAGGAGCGCGACAACGAGTTGGGCACGGCTCACCCGGGGCGGCCACAGACCGGCCAGCAGCCGCCGACGTCCGTCGAGCGGTGCGGGCGGGGGCGTGGGAGCGTCGGCCGGCTCGTCGCCGGCGCGCTCCTCGCTGCGGGGGGATTCTTCGTTACTCATCGGCCTCAAGCCCGGAAGACGTGCCGGCGGATGGCGGCGGCGTTGGAGAAGATCCGGATGCCGAGCACCACCACCACACCGGTGGAGAGCTGGGCACCCACACCCAGTTTGTCGCCGAGGAACACGATCAGTGCGGCCACGACGACATTGGACAGGAACGACACCACGAAGACCTTGTCGACGAAGATACCGTCGAGCATCGCCCGCAGACCTCCGAAGACGGCGTCGAGCGCGGCCACCACGGCGATCGGCAGGTAGGGCTCGACCACCGCCGGTACCTCGGGCCGGACCAACAGTCCGACCACGACTCCCACGACGAGGCCCAGTACGGCGATCACGATGTGCCCTTCCCTGATTCTGCCGTGCCACTGCCGGTGCCGGCGGTTTTCGGCTCTGCTGTACGGACGATCAGGCTCGGCGCGGCCGGAAGCCGTACCTTCTCCTGACCGGAAATGCTGGTCCGGATGTCGAAGTTCTCCTGCAGCGCGTGCAGATACATCCCGTCGGCACTGTCTCGGAACGCGGTGGCGAGCTCCTTGCCATTCCCCACCGCGAGCACCGTGTAGGGCGGTACGAGCGGCCGGTTGTCGACCAGTATGGCGTCGCCCGCCGCGCGGATCGCCGACAGTGCTGTCAGCCGTTGGCCGTTGATGGCGATGGCCTCCGCGCCGGACTCCCAGAGTCCGTTGACAACGCGCTGCATGTCCCGGTCGCGCACCCGTCCGGTGTCGGCGAAGCCGGTCGACTCGCGCGGTCCGCCGCCGCCCTGGTCCGTGTCCTTGGCGTCGTCCACGACGAGCTTCACACCGGGCCCCTCGACCGGAGTGGCCCCGGACAGCAGTGCCACGAGCCCGCCCTGGTCCCCGCCGTGCTGTTCGAGCGCCTTGCGCTGGCGCTCGCTCACGTCGGAACGCAGCTCCTCGACGTCCGACTCCAGCGTGTCCGCCGCGGTGGTCTCCGCGTCGATACGGTCGATGAGCTCCTCACGCTCCTTGGCCACGACCGGCGCCGACACCCTCGCCTCGGCGGCACCGAGGGTGACCACGAGAGCCGCGATCACCAGCCCGGCCGCCAGACCGAGCTTCGACTTGAGCGTACGGGGCAGGCCGGCGCTCCCGTCGGCCTCGCGGCGTGCCGTGGCCTCGGCGTATCCGTCATCGAGGCTGTGGTCCATCACATTGGTCAGCAGCGACATGGAGGCGTCGGGGCGGGCTGGCTTCGGGGCGGTGCTCCGATCGGGGGGCTGCTGCGACATGCCGCACATCGTCGCACGTCACTACGGCTACCGCCGAATGGCCCCACCGGCGCACCGGGAGCCCTGGCGCGGCAACTCCCGGTGCACCGTCGTCACATCAGCTGCCCGCGCTGTCCACGACTGCCGACCACTCGTCGAGCAGGGCCTGCGCGGAGGCGTCGTCGGGCCCCTCGGCCCACAGATGCGTGACGGCCTCGGCCCGGTCCGGCAGCACCATCACCCACCGGCCGTCGGCCTCGACCACCCGCACACCGTCCGTGGTGTCCACGCTGCGGTCCCCGGCCGCCTCGACCACACGCCGCATGACGAGTCCCTTGACCGCCCACGGGGTCGCCAGGTCACGGCGGAGCACATGGGCACGCGGAATGCGGGCGTCGATCTGGCTGAGCGTGAGCTGCGTACGGGCGACGAGCCCGATGAGCTGGACAAAGGCGGCCGCGCCGTCGAAGACGCTGCTGAATTCGGGAACGATGAAGCCGCCGCGCCCGTCTCCCCCGAAGATGGTGGAGTCCTCACGGCCCACCCTGGTCAGGTCGTCCGGCGACGTGGTCGTCCATTCCACCTGGGTGCCGTGGTAGGCCGCCACCTGCTCGGCCACGCGCGTGGTCGTCACGGG encodes:
- a CDS encoding PRC-barrel domain-containing protein, coding for MQTDIDPRSLIGRKAFDRRGTRIGTVDEVYLDDATGVPEWAAVRTGLFSRDAFVPLEPSEFVEDSLRIPFDRALIKDAPDFGVGRHLSPEQELQLYRHYGLDSAPPGETGPDRNFGRLAGQEE
- a CDS encoding DNA polymerase IV, whose amino-acid sequence is MRAAPTILHLDMDAFYASAEQASKPSLRGKPVVVGGLGPRGVVATASYEARRLGVHSAMPTAQARRLAPNAAYLVPRFSLYRTVSDQVMELLGRLSPLVEPLSLDEAFVDLEAGGVADDSVSARAMGEQLRAAIHAVTGLSGSVGLAGSKMLAKIASEEAKPDGLLLIEPGSERELLAPMPVRTLPGVGPATGDHLRRAGMTTVHDLAEAGEAELVRLVGKAHGVSLHRMALGLDDRPVVAERDAKSVSVEDTFDVDLHDRVRVRAEVERLADRCVERLRAAGRSGRTVVLKVRRYDFSTLTRSETLRGPTDDPTVVREAAARLLEAVDTTGGVRLLGVGVTGLADYTQEDLFAQAADARHAAEAEAGAEAGPEVPPGPAGDGEAPDTVPAGEAEGEGAELLAARRWPAGHDVRHGTHGHGWVQGSGVGRVTVRFEEPGGAPGRVRTFRTDDPELRPADPLPLVRDPVDYSSWPASLPKFRSGPVSPGGAESSP
- a CDS encoding small basic family protein, encoding MIAVLGLVVGVVVGLLVRPEVPAVVEPYLPIAVVAALDAVFGGLRAMLDGIFVDKVFVVSFLSNVVVAALIVFLGDKLGVGAQLSTGVVVVLGIRIFSNAAAIRRHVFRA
- a CDS encoding bifunctional nuclease family protein, which translates into the protein MNELDVVGVRVEMPSNQPIVLLREVGGDRYLPIWIGPGEATAIAFAQQGMAPARPLTHDLFKDVLEAVGQELTEVRITDLREGVFYAELVFASGVEVSARPSDAIALALRTGTPIYGSDGVLDDAGIAIPDEQEDEVEKFREFLDQISPEDFGTNSQ
- a CDS encoding DUF881 domain-containing protein translates to MSNEESPRSEERAGDEPADAPTPPPAPLDGRRRLLAGLWPPRVSRAQLVVALLLFGLGLGLAIQVRSNSEDSALRGARQEDLVRILDEVDDRTQRLEDEKQRLDDQRTELENSSDQAEEARKQTLEKERQLGILAGTVAAHGPGITLTVNDPGGGVAADMLLDAIQELRAAGAEAIEVNGVRVVANTYFAGDGGDIQVDGKRIEAPYEFKVIGKPQDLEPALNIPGGVVQTLEKEQAAAVVARSDDIVVDALRPAKQPDYARSSSQ
- a CDS encoding FHA domain-containing protein, with protein sequence MKLFAKLFGKSAREDSNSAARHRAPRHGQDEEQGGERPLFRDEVSGSAGDAQGGPGVSSVDHAGAGRIGFGEPSTSSTGGGFSPAPEGASMPVCARCGHRNAEASRFCSNCGTPLRGGVPERASETTSTISISGLEAYEAEATGQTALPSLSPEAQAAVDALPGGSALLVVRRGPNSGSRFLLDGDLTTAGRHPQSDIFLDDVTVSRRHVEFRRSPDGSFTVGDVGSLNGTYVNRERIDSVALSNGDEVQIGKYRLVFYASQRGV
- a CDS encoding MerR family transcriptional regulator, with product MLRTPTGGAGHGTASADARAMSIGTVLLQLRDEFPEVTISKIRFLEAEGLIEPQRTPSGYRKFSSDDVERLAQVLRMQRDHYLPLKVIRRHLDALARGEQPVLPTPGGQRDLSDGFWDFGTGAATAARIGRSELLAAAEVDEEQLDEWESYGLIVAMPEGGYDAETVTVAKLVADLGRFGLEPRHLRAMRAAADREAGLIEQVVAPLRRHRNPQTRAHAEATAKELAELSVRLHAALVQTALQVRLH
- a CDS encoding DUF881 domain-containing protein, translated to MSQQPPDRSTAPKPARPDASMSLLTNVMDHSLDDGYAEATARREADGSAGLPRTLKSKLGLAAGLVIAALVVTLGAAEARVSAPVVAKEREELIDRIDAETTAADTLESDVEELRSDVSERQRKALEQHGGDQGGLVALLSGATPVEGPGVKLVVDDAKDTDQGGGGPRESTGFADTGRVRDRDMQRVVNGLWESGAEAIAINGQRLTALSAIRAAGDAILVDNRPLVPPYTVLAVGNGKELATAFRDSADGMYLHALQENFDIRTSISGQEKVRLPAAPSLIVRTAEPKTAGTGSGTAESGKGTS
- a CDS encoding MerR family transcriptional regulator; the protein is MRISGDGTAAGGPYPQYGSAADHTIRQPVQPAAVAADGVAAANDIGYRGPTACAAAGITYRQLDYWARTGLVEPSVRPAYGSGTQRLYSFRDVVLLKIVKRFLDTGVALQNIRTTVQHLRARGFQDLERMTLMSDGATVYECSSPAEVVALLQGGQGVFGIAVGVVWRDVDAALSQLHGERVDTGETLVGNNPTDELARRRNRAG
- the gcvP gene encoding aminomethyl-transferring glycine dehydrogenase, with amino-acid sequence MTPRRTPLSQLEQGIPFEQRHIGPDGEAQAKMLAQVGYGSLDELTAAAVPDVIKSTEALKLPSARTEAEVLAELRSLADRNQVLAPMIGLGYYGTFTPPVILRNVMENPAWYTAYTPYQPEISQGRLEALLNFQTMVAELTGLPTSGASLLDEGTAAAEAMALSRRVGKVKNGVFLVDADTLPQTVAVIETRAEPTGVEVVVADLTDGIPADLAERGVFGVLLQYPGASGAVRDLKPVIGQAHELGAIVTVAADLLALTLLTSPGELGADIAVGTTQRFGVPMGFGGPHAGFMAVREKFARSLPGRLVGVSVDADGNKAYRLALQTREQHIRREKATSNICTAQVLLAVMAGMYAVYHGPEGLRTIARRTHRYAAILAEGLRRGGADVVHGAFFDTLTVRVPGGAAAVVAGARERGVNLRLVDADLVSLACDETTTRTQVAAVWAAFGAEGDVEALDAVAADTLPDGLLRDDEILAHPVFHQHRSETAMLRYLRKLADRDYALDRGMIPLGSCTMKLNATAEMESITWPEFGALHPFAPAEQAQGFLTLIRELEERLAEVTGYDAVSIQPNAGSQGEFAGLLAVRAYHRANGDEGRTVCLIPSSAHGTNAASAVMAGMKVVVVKTADDGEVDIEDLRAKIGQYRDELAVLMITYPSTHGVFEEHVAAICGEVHDAGGQVYVDGANLNALVGLAKPGKFGGDVSHLNLHKTFCIPHGGGGPGVGPVGVRAHLAPYLPNHPLQPAAGPETGVGPISAAPWGSAGILPISWAYVRLMGGEGLKRATQVAVLAANYIAKRLEPHFPILYNGPAGLVAHECIVDLRPISKATGVSIDDVAKRLIDYGFHSPTMSFPVAGTLMIEPTESENLAELDRFCDTMIAIRGEIEKVASGEWSADDNPLSNAPHTAAALGGAWDHAYSREEAVFPAGVSAADKYWPPVRRIDGAFGDRNLVCSCPPLDEYDN